The genomic interval TCTTCGCGCGCATGGCCTCCGCGTCGAACGCGGTCTCGATCTCGAAGGACTGGCCCTGGTAGCGCATCTCGGCGGTGTAGGTCAGTTCCGGCACCGGACCGGTGCCGACCTCGGCGCGCACCCATCCGATCGCTTCCTGCTCCAGCGCCTGCCGCGTGCGCTCCAGCGAGTCCCAGTCGTCGTCTCCGAGCGTGCACCATGCGACCGCGACGAAATCGTTGCGCGTGTCGGCGATCAAGCCGCCGAGCGCGCTCAGCACGCCCGGGGTCAGGGGCACGGTGATCCGTTCCATGTTGAGCGCGCGTGCAAGGTGACAGGCGAGCATCGGACCTGCGCCGCCGAAGGCCATCAATGCGAATTCCCTGGGATCGATCCCGAAACGCGAGATCATGCGGCTGATCCCCGAATACATGCCCGAGATCGAGACATTGATGATCGCCTCGGCAACGGCTTCGATCGACTCGCCAAGCCGCGCTGCGAGGGGAGCGATGGCATCGCGTGCGGCAGCGACGTCGAGCCTGACCGAATCATAGCCGAGCGCGGTCTGGCCGAGCACGCCGATCGCCGCGAAGGCATCGGTGATGGTGGGCTCGCGTCCGCCGCGCCCGTAGCAGACCGGGCCCGGCGTCGAACCTGCGCTTTCCGGTCCCACCTTGAGCACGCCGAACGGGTCCACGCGCGCGATCGAGCCGCCGCCGTCGCCGATCGAGGTGACGGACACCGAGGGAATGTGGATCTGATGGTCGCCGATATATTCACCGGTGGCGTATTGCGGCTCCCCACCGACGATCAGTGCGACATCCGCGGTGGTTCCGCCGATGTCGAGGCTCATGACGTTCTTCAGCTCGCAGAGCTGCGCGACCCAGGCGGCGCCGATCACGCCGGACGCGGTGCCTGACAGTACGATCTGGACGCAATCAGTCTTGCCGCGTTCGGCGCTCATCACGCCGCCATTCGATTTGGTGACCTTCAAATCCGCCGTGACACCGGAGCCGCGCAATGCCGCCTGCAGCGAGGTCAAATAGTTCGAGACCACCGGCTGCACGTAGCCGCCGATCACCGCCGTGTTCGTGCGCTCATATTCGCGGATGATCGGCCACACCTCGCTCGCACAGGAAACGAACAGCTCCGGCGCCGCCTCGGCGATGATCGCCCGCACCTGCCGCTCGTGCTCGGGATTGCGATAGGCATGCAGCAGCGAGATCACGACGCCCTCGCAACCGGTCCGCTTCAGTCCCGCCACCGCTTCGCGTACGCTCGCCGCGTCGACGGGTTCGAGTTCCTTACCCTCGGCGTCTAGCCGTCCGTCGATGCCGAAAGTGCGGTAGCGCGGCACGAGCGGCTCCGGCCGCGCCGACATCAGATGATACATGTCGGGGGTCTTCAGGCGCGCCAGCACCAGGACGTCCTCGAAATAGCGGTTGGTGATCAGTCCGAGGCGGATGCCCTTGCGCTGCACCACCGCGTTGACTCCGACCGTGGTGCCATGGGTGAAATGCACGACCTCGGCGGGATCGATGCCGTAGCGCTCGCCGAGCATGTGCATGCCGTCGGCGACCTCGCGGCCCGGCGCGTCCGGGCGCGAGAACACCTTGAGGCTGCGCACGGTGCCGTTGCTCTCGTCGAGGACCGCGAAGTCGGTGAAGGAGCCGCCGATATCGACGCCGATTCTCAAACCCATAGTCCAGGTCTCTCCTTTAAGGTGTTGCCGAGCCATGCCCGCGGACGGGCAGGGCCTTAGCGGCGCTTTTCCATGTGGTCGCGCAGCTGGAAATAACTGCCGAGGATCGGCATGAACCACGTCTGTCCGTGATAGAGCGGGTGCGACGGCAGCGGCGTACCGAAGGCGTCGGACGCGAGATCGTGCTCGCCCAACAGATGGCGCGCCAGCCGATGGCCGAGCCAGGTCATCGTCGTGACGCCGCTGCCGTTGCAGCCGGCGGCGTAGTAGCAGCCTTGCGGATCTCGCCCGAGATGAGGCAGGGCATCCAGTGTTACGGCAACCTTGCCACCCCAGCTATGGCTCACCTTCACGTCGCGTAGTTGCGGAAAGCGTTCTGTCATCTGTGCGAACAGGATCCTTGCGCTGGCCTTGCGGTCGAGCGGATAGAAACGCGCGCGACCGCCGAACAGGAACCGCTGCCCGTCGGGCGAGTAGCGGTAGTACGCCGTCACTCGGTTCGCCTCGGCCACGCCGCGATCCGCGGGGATGAGCGACTTTTGCAGCTCTACGGGCAGAATTTCGGTCGCGATCTGATGCGAGGTGACTGGGACGAGACGCCGCTTGAGCCAGGGCGTTGCCGCGCCGGTGTAACCGTTGGTCGCAATCACGACGCGCTTTGCGCGAATCTCCCCTCGGCCGGTCGCGATGCGGTAGCCGGCGCCCGCAGGCGCGATCGACGTGACCGGCGCATGGCAGACCAGTTTCGCCCCGGCGCCGAGGGAAGCTGTGAGCAACCCGCCGAAGAACTTTGCGGGATGCAGATGTCCTGCGCCGTTGATCAGCGCGCCGCCGACATAGACCTCGCTCGCAAGCTCGCTGCGCAACTCGCCGCGATCCAGCATGCGCACGTCGCTGTCGGTATGCGCATTGAGCCTGGCGATCCGCCCCTCCCAGGTGCGGACCTGCACGGCGGTCCAGGCGGCGGCGATGCGGCCGTTGCGGCGGTAGTCGCAATCGATGCCGTGTCGCGCGATCAGCGTCTCGAGGAAGCGGTAGCCGGCCGCCGCCTCGCGCAGCCTGTCCTCGATCGCGGTGTTGGCGGCCACTGCGCTGACGCGCTTGGACATGCTCTTGCCGACATTGACGCCGCCGGTGACCTGGCCGCCGCTCAGCGTGCTGGCGCCGATGCCGGGAAGCTCGGCCTCCAGGACGACGACCTCGGTGCCGTGCGCGGCGAG from Bradyrhizobium arachidis carries:
- a CDS encoding hydantoinase/oxoprolinase family protein, with the translated sequence MGLRIGVDIGGSFTDFAVLDESNGTVRSLKVFSRPDAPGREVADGMHMLGERYGIDPAEVVHFTHGTTVGVNAVVQRKGIRLGLITNRYFEDVLVLARLKTPDMYHLMSARPEPLVPRYRTFGIDGRLDAEGKELEPVDAASVREAVAGLKRTGCEGVVISLLHAYRNPEHERQVRAIIAEAAPELFVSCASEVWPIIREYERTNTAVIGGYVQPVVSNYLTSLQAALRGSGVTADLKVTKSNGGVMSAERGKTDCVQIVLSGTASGVIGAAWVAQLCELKNVMSLDIGGTTADVALIVGGEPQYATGEYIGDHQIHIPSVSVTSIGDGGGSIARVDPFGVLKVGPESAGSTPGPVCYGRGGREPTITDAFAAIGVLGQTALGYDSVRLDVAAARDAIAPLAARLGESIEAVAEAIINVSISGMYSGISRMISRFGIDPREFALMAFGGAGPMLACHLARALNMERITVPLTPGVLSALGGLIADTRNDFVAVAWCTLGDDDWDSLERTRQALEQEAIGWVRAEVGTGPVPELTYTAEMRYQGQSFEIETAFDAEAMRAKNIAALHEAFHQAHERLYRYRDEKAVIQVVALRVVAKVRTPRPVITPIPDSTGPAKPVATVPCWMDGTMRQMPLYRRETLRAGDRFTGPAIIAQDDTTTCVLPDFEVNVDRWGNLHIINLAAAA
- a CDS encoding FAD-binding oxidoreductase; the protein is MTAQSSIFATDFSETPYWWDGWRPNDAGAGSLPRETDVAIIGAGYAGISCALELAAHGTEVVVLEAELPGIGASTLSGGQVTGGVNVGKSMSKRVSAVAANTAIEDRLREAAAGYRFLETLIARHGIDCDYRRNGRIAAAWTAVQVRTWEGRIARLNAHTDSDVRMLDRGELRSELASEVYVGGALINGAGHLHPAKFFGGLLTASLGAGAKLVCHAPVTSIAPAGAGYRIATGRGEIRAKRVVIATNGYTGAATPWLKRRLVPVTSHQIATEILPVELQKSLIPADRGVAEANRVTAYYRYSPDGQRFLFGGRARFYPLDRKASARILFAQMTERFPQLRDVKVSHSWGGKVAVTLDALPHLGRDPQGCYYAAGCNGSGVTTMTWLGHRLARHLLGEHDLASDAFGTPLPSHPLYHGQTWFMPILGSYFQLRDHMEKRR